The Candidatus Flexicrinis affinis genome has a segment encoding these proteins:
- a CDS encoding sugar ABC transporter permease → MYEAATVDGANAFQKFFRITLPLLSPTIFFQFVLGLIGVFQTFTPAFIAAGETGGPLQSGLFYMLYIYNRGFISLRMGYASALAWIMTVFILIVTVFVLRSSRYWVYYETDRSQNR, encoded by the coding sequence ATGTATGAAGCCGCCACCGTGGACGGGGCCAACGCCTTCCAGAAGTTCTTCCGCATCACCCTGCCGCTGCTGTCACCGACGATCTTCTTCCAGTTCGTGCTGGGATTGATCGGCGTGTTCCAGACGTTCACGCCCGCCTTCATCGCCGCAGGCGAGACCGGTGGCCCGCTGCAGTCCGGCCTGTTCTACATGCTCTACATCTATAACCGCGGCTTCATCTCGCTGCGGATGGGTTACGCGTCGGCGCTGGCATGGATCATGACGGTCTTCATCTTGATCGTGACGGTATTCGTGCTGCGAAGCTCGCGCTATTGGGTGTACTACGAAACCGATCGCAGCCAGAACCGGTAA